One genomic region from Amycolatopsis sp. FBCC-B4732 encodes:
- a CDS encoding LLM class flavin-dependent oxidoreductase translates to MSSLPDVPLSVLDLSPVSEGNTVGETLRNTLDLARAAERLGFNRYWLAEHHNMPGIASSATSVLIGHVADATERIRVGSGGVMLPNHAPLVVAEQFGTLEAFHPGRIDLGIGRAPGTDQRTALALRGPGGLSADNFPEHLQELIGYFTHSEARGVNAVVAEGNQPPVWLLGSSGFSAQLAGRLGLPFSFAHHFAAENTIPAVQLYRENFQPSPVLSEPYVMLGVSVVAAETDERAQFLAGPSGLTFLSLRRGRPIALPTPEEAAEYPYTEMDRAFLAERFGSSIVGSPETVRKGFEQLLGDTGADELMITTMVHGHADRVRSYELVAGLKS, encoded by the coding sequence GTGAGCTCACTGCCTGACGTGCCGCTGTCCGTGCTCGACCTGTCCCCCGTGTCGGAGGGGAACACCGTCGGCGAGACGCTGCGCAACACCCTGGACCTCGCCCGCGCCGCGGAACGGCTGGGCTTCAACCGCTACTGGCTGGCCGAGCACCACAACATGCCCGGCATCGCCAGCTCGGCGACGTCGGTGCTGATCGGCCACGTCGCCGACGCGACCGAGCGCATCCGCGTCGGCTCGGGCGGCGTGATGCTGCCCAACCACGCGCCCCTGGTGGTCGCCGAGCAGTTCGGCACGCTGGAGGCGTTCCACCCGGGCCGCATCGACCTCGGCATCGGCCGCGCCCCGGGCACCGACCAGCGCACGGCGCTCGCTCTGCGCGGCCCCGGCGGGCTGTCGGCGGACAACTTCCCCGAGCACCTGCAGGAGCTGATCGGCTACTTCACCCACTCGGAGGCCCGCGGCGTCAACGCGGTGGTCGCCGAGGGCAACCAGCCGCCGGTGTGGCTGCTGGGTTCGAGCGGCTTCAGCGCCCAGCTCGCGGGGCGTCTCGGGCTGCCGTTCTCGTTCGCGCACCACTTCGCGGCGGAGAACACGATCCCGGCTGTCCAGCTGTACCGGGAGAACTTCCAGCCTTCTCCGGTTCTTTCCGAGCCGTACGTGATGCTCGGCGTGTCCGTGGTCGCGGCGGAGACGGACGAGCGCGCGCAGTTCCTGGCGGGCCCGTCGGGGCTGACGTTCCTGAGCCTGCGCCGCGGGCGGCCGATCGCGCTGCCGACGCCGGAGGAAGCCGCGGAGTACCCGTACACGGAGATGGACCGGGCGTTCCTGGCCGAGCGGTTCGGGTCGAGCATCGTCGGCTCGCCGGAGACGGTCCGGAAGGGGTTCGAGCAGCTGCTCGGCGACACGGGCGCGGACGAGCTGATGATCACGACGATGGTGCACGGGCACGCGGACCGGGTCCGGTCGTACGAGCTGGTGGCCGGCCTCAAGTCCTGA
- a CDS encoding ABC transporter permease encodes MAERTTTTSFPGATALRQTGRLYGLGLDVVRLTFRRPFQVRELIQQFWFIASVSILPTALVSIPFGAVIALHIGSLTTQIGAQSFTGAASVLAIIQQASPIVTALLIAGAGGSAMCADLGSRTIREEIDAMEVLGVSPVQRLIVPRVLAAMGVAIFLNGMVSVVGVLGGYFFNVIMQHGTPGAYLASFSALAQLPDLWISEIKALIFGFVAGVVAAYRGLNPKGGPKGVGDAVNQSVVITFLLLFVLNLVLTTVYLQLVPPKGS; translated from the coding sequence ATGGCCGAACGGACGACGACGACGTCGTTCCCCGGGGCCACCGCGCTGCGGCAGACCGGACGGCTCTACGGGCTGGGGCTCGACGTCGTCCGGCTGACGTTCCGCCGCCCGTTCCAGGTGCGTGAGCTGATCCAGCAGTTCTGGTTCATCGCGAGCGTCTCGATCCTGCCGACCGCGCTGGTCTCCATCCCGTTCGGCGCGGTGATCGCGCTGCACATCGGGTCGCTGACCACGCAGATCGGCGCGCAGTCGTTCACCGGCGCGGCGAGCGTGCTCGCGATCATCCAGCAGGCCAGCCCGATCGTCACCGCGCTGCTCATCGCCGGCGCCGGCGGCAGCGCGATGTGCGCCGACCTCGGGTCGCGGACCATCCGCGAAGAGATCGACGCCATGGAGGTCCTCGGGGTCTCGCCCGTGCAGCGGCTGATCGTGCCGCGGGTGCTGGCCGCGATGGGGGTCGCGATCTTCCTCAACGGCATGGTCAGCGTCGTCGGCGTGCTCGGCGGCTACTTCTTCAACGTGATCATGCAGCACGGGACGCCGGGCGCGTACCTGGCGAGCTTCTCCGCGCTGGCCCAGCTGCCCGACCTGTGGATCAGCGAGATCAAGGCGCTGATCTTCGGCTTCGTCGCCGGGGTCGTGGCCGCCTACCGCGGGCTGAACCCCAAGGGCGGGCCGAAGGGCGTCGGCGACGCGGTGAACCAGTCCGTGGTCATCACGTTCCTGCTGCTGTTCGTGCTGAACCTGGTGCTCACCACCGTGTACCTGCAGCTCGTGCCGCCGAAGGGGAGCTGA